The Pedobacter roseus genome contains a region encoding:
- a CDS encoding UDP-N-acetylmuramoyl-tripeptide--D-alanyl-D-alanine ligase: protein MITTQKLYDYYLENPVISTDTRNISPGCIFFALKGDLFNANEFAAQAIEKGAAYAVIDEEKYAQHDKCLLVKDVLSTLQDLARHHRKQLNIPVIGLTGSNGKTTSKELVNAVLTERYKTFATFGNLNNHIGVPLSILSITNDVQIAVIEMGANHQKEIELLCTIAQPTHGIITNVGMAHLDGFGGFEGVKKGKAELYAYLKQTNGYTFINTDNPNLLEMSTVAGLNKLIYYGTENGNTIKGELKSSDPFIEVNWTNHEVSSSVKTNLTGSYNFENILAAICIGDFFDMSPEEINTGLSNYQPKNNRSQLTKTEKNTVICDFYNANPSSMTAALKNIAALSAGKKTAILGDMFELGPESPGQHELIAKQANESGLDQLIFIGKDFFHYRNDVKGIFFETPAEAATFLQENPVQDHLVLLKGSRGMKLESLLQYL, encoded by the coding sequence TCTACCGATACAAGAAACATTAGCCCTGGTTGTATCTTTTTTGCACTAAAAGGAGATCTTTTCAATGCCAATGAATTTGCGGCCCAGGCTATTGAGAAAGGTGCAGCTTATGCCGTAATCGATGAAGAAAAATATGCTCAACACGATAAATGTTTATTGGTAAAAGATGTATTAAGTACTTTACAGGATCTGGCGCGCCATCACCGCAAACAGCTAAACATCCCTGTGATTGGTTTAACCGGTAGCAACGGAAAAACCACCAGCAAAGAGCTGGTAAACGCTGTATTAACCGAACGTTATAAAACCTTTGCCACTTTTGGCAACTTAAATAACCACATTGGTGTTCCTTTATCCATATTATCCATCACGAATGATGTGCAGATTGCGGTAATTGAAATGGGCGCCAACCACCAAAAAGAGATAGAACTGCTCTGTACCATTGCACAGCCTACCCACGGCATCATCACAAATGTAGGCATGGCGCACTTAGATGGATTTGGCGGATTTGAAGGTGTAAAAAAAGGCAAGGCAGAACTTTATGCTTACCTCAAACAAACCAATGGTTATACCTTTATTAATACGGATAATCCCAATTTACTCGAAATGAGCACTGTAGCCGGATTAAATAAACTGATTTATTATGGAACGGAAAACGGCAACACCATTAAAGGGGAACTAAAAAGCAGCGATCCTTTTATCGAAGTAAACTGGACCAATCACGAGGTTTCATCGTCTGTAAAAACCAATTTAACAGGCAGTTATAATTTCGAAAATATACTTGCGGCAATTTGTATTGGTGATTTTTTTGATATGAGTCCTGAAGAAATAAACACTGGTTTGTCAAACTATCAACCGAAAAACAACCGTTCGCAACTCACCAAAACTGAAAAAAATACGGTGATCTGCGATTTCTATAATGCCAACCCCAGCAGCATGACCGCAGCACTGAAAAATATTGCTGCATTATCTGCCGGTAAAAAGACTGCGATTTTAGGCGATATGTTCGAATTGGGACCCGAGTCTCCTGGCCAGCACGAATTAATTGCGAAACAGGCCAATGAAAGCGGTTTGGATCAGCTAATTTTTATCGGGAAAGACTTTTTTCACTATAGAAATGATGTAAAAGGCATTTTCTTTGAAACACCTGCCGAAGCAGCTACTTTTTTACAAGAAAACCCGGTTCAAGATCATTTGGTGCTTCTAAAAGGATCAAGAGGAATGAAACTGGAAAGTTTGTTGCAGTATTTGTAG